The genomic DNA GGCTCAAATCGAGCGATTGCATCCCGATCTTGTCATTTTGGACATCATGCTTCCCGATCTGAATGGATTTCTAGTGTGCCAAGCGGCACGGAATGCCGGATGCTTTATGCCGATTCTGATGCTGACAGCACGAACAGGTGAGAGCGATCGCGTCCAAGGACTGGCAATTGGTGCTGATGACTACCTCACCAAACCATTCAGTGCCAAGGAATTGATCGCCAGAGTCAGAGCCTTGTTGCGACGGGCGTACAGCCAAGGCTATCGCGATGTGCGCTACGGACGAGGCTTAGCAATTGACGACGAGCGGCGCTACGCCTACCTCAACGGCGAAAAATTAGATTTGCGGGGTAAAGAATTCGATCTGCTGGCACATCTGGCCAGTTCCCCTGGACGTGCCTACACTCGCGAGCAGCTTTTAGAATCAGTATGGGGTTATGACTTCGAGGGCGATGCTCGGATTGTCGATGTTTATATCCGCAAACTAAGAGAAAAAATTGAGGTAGACCCCGCCCATCCCAACTATATCCAAACGGTTTGGGGGATTGGCTATCGCTGCGGGAGAGACGAGAGATGAAACCTTGGCAAAGTGTTTCTAGCCGATTAACCCTCACTCTATTAACACTCACCCTCGGCAGTCTAGTGGGATTGTTCCTGATACTTGATGCTGCCCTCATGCGCTTTTTTGTGCGGGATGCTCAAGCCAGTTTGACACAACAAGCTAATGCCCTGGCAACCCACACCCGTATCCACTGGCAAAATTCCCAAGTTATACATCAGTTAGCACATTTAAGCAGCCAGCAGAGTAGAACTCAAGTGATGGTATTTAATGCTAATGGAGTTACACGAGTCATCTATCAAGGCGTGCAGGATTCCCGTGCAATCTCTTTACCCCCAAATGCGATCGCCAGAACTCTGGCGGGAACACCCCAACAGGAAAGATTTCCAGTTACAACGGATGTCAATTATCCTGAGTGGCTCTACAGCACTGCCCTAGTTCGAGATCCCGCTAGCCATAGGATAGTAGGTGCAGTTTATGTCGCCATGCCCCTGCGACGACCTAAACAGTTTGCCCAGCGAGTAGAAGGAATGGTCATGGGCGTGGCAAGTACGGCGACGGCGGTTGCTGCTACTGCCGGATTGTTGCTTTCCCGCACGATCGCTCATCCCTTGCAAGTGCTGCAACGCCAAGCACAGCAATTGGAAGCTGGAAATTACTCGGCTCGTTCCGCCCTCAAGGGCAACGATGAACTCGCGCACTTGAGTCGCCTTCTTGATCGCATGACAGAGAAACTCGCACGGACTCTTGCAGCACTTCAGGATCGGGAAACAGCTTATCGAGAGTTAGTAGCCAACGTTTCCCATGACTTGCGTACTCCTTTAGCCAGCTTGCGGTTGGGCTTGGAGGCTGTGATTGATCGGGTGGTGACAGGTGATAGAGCGAAGGAATATCTGAGCCGCGCCTGTCGAGAAACAGACTATCTTTCCCATCTGGTCGAACAACTACTGTTGTTAGCAAAGGCAGATGCAGGGCAACTTCAGATCCAGCCTCAAGCAGTTTCGGCAGTGGCGATCGTTCAAGAATGTATTGCTCGCATCCAACCTACTGCCCTACAAGCAGGGATAGAGCTAGAACTTGACACTGCTTTTGGACTTCCCAATGTTTGGGTCGATCCAGCCTTGAGCGGACAAGTCATCCTCAACTTGCTGGACAATGCAATTAAGTATGCTGGCAACAGGCAGCGAGTATGTCTAAACATTCTACCGCCTGTGGAACAAGACGGACGTTCCTACGTACCCATCCAAGTGCAAGACTACGGACAGGGGATGACAGCAGATGTGCTTCAGCATGTAACTGAGCGTTTTTACCGAGGCGATCGCGCTCGCTCGAGAGGGGGGTTTGGGTTGGGCTTGGCGATCGCGCACCAAGTTTGCCAACTTCAAGGAGGTCGCCTAGACATTGAAAGCGAGCTAGATCGAGGAACTATCGTCACCCTACTATTGCCGATTGCCGTAGCAGGGTGAAACAAATTCAGCCAAGCTAGATAACCAATTAAAACACTGAAACAAACAAGTGAACGCAATTAGAAAATCTGTCGGGTTAGTAATTATAAGTTTTCGGAATCACCGTAATTGTGTACTCAGCTATTCCACTATCAAACCCATTCTTCCACACAATATCGATAGCTTTGCCAGGGGTATTTGTAGAAGCATATTACTATTCTGGAATTAGATGCGATCGTTAAATCAATTGTCAAAGCTTGCGTTAGCGAAGCTTAACGAAGTTATCGCGTCGCCACCGAGGTCTAATAACCGAACCCACTCCAACCACCCAGGCAATCGAAGCCATCCAGCCTGCCAAAATATCACTGGGATAATGCACGCCCAAGTACAACCGCGTCCAGCCAATAACTAATACAAAGATTGTCCCGATTGCTAAAACCCACCAGCGCCATCGACTACCCCAAGCCAAAATGACTAAAACTGCCACTAACGTCATACTTGACATCGCATGACCGCTGGGAAATCCATAGTCAAACTCTGGTGCGGGCGACTCCCACAAATGGGGGCGGACTCGATGCAACAGCACTTTCGCTGTCCGGTTGATGACGATACTACCAACTAGGGTAATAACCAGATAAGTGAGCGATCACCACCTCCGGCGGATGAATAGCACCAACGCGGCGACAGTAGCAATCGGAAACACGCCCCAAAACACCTAATTTGGTCAGCATCACTGCCAGGAAGTTCAACTGAGGATTAGCCCTGCTGTGAATTGCTAATAGGATAGGTACATCCCAAGGGAAGCCGCCTTCGTTCTCCCAAACCTCCTCTGCCAATTCCCCAAAAACTTGTAAGGGTAAATAAACCCCCAGGAATAGCAACAGCAGAGAACGCCAGTGGATAACCAGCAATCGCTGAAGAAATCTAAGAAAGGATTGAAACAGCTTCCTGATTCGTGCGTTAATCATCTAACGAGTGACTCAACAAATGTTGCCCGTTATCTAGTAAATTTGTACTAAATCAAAAGACTTGAGATTAATTAAATTAGCTGCTTGAGTACTTAGAGATTTGTGCCGTCGATGTCCACTTTACCCCAAACGCCTCAAGCCCAAGCTACTCCCCAACACGAATTTCTCACAGGAGTGGTAGAAAGGCTGACTTACCACTCGGAGGAATCGGGCTACACTGTGGCGCGGTTGAAGACAGTACAATCTTGCGACCTAGTGACGATTGTGGGTAGCTTTGCTAACATCCAGGCAGGACAGACGTTGCAACTAACTGGTGTTTGGCGGGATCATCCTCAGTATGGCGCTCAGTTTCAGGTCACGCACTATAGAGAAACAAAGCCAGCTACACTCACAGGCATAGAGAAATACTTAGGTAGTGGGTTAATCAAGGGTGTGGGACCCGTGACGGCAAAGCGCATTGTCGCCCACTTCGGTTTACAAACACTCGACATAATTGAAAACCACATCGAACGCCTGATTGAAGTCCCTGGCATTGCCAAAAAGCGGATCAAGATGATCCAAACTGCTTGGTCAAACCAGAAAGCTATCAAGGAACTGATGGTTTTCCTTCAGTCGCATGGTGTCTCTACTACCTATCGGTGAAAATCTTCAAGCAATATGGCAACGATGCGATCGCAACTGTGACCAACAATCCCTACCAGCTGGCAACGGACATTTACGGCATTGGGTTTATCACTGCTGACGCGATCGCTCGGAACTTGGGTATCGCCCCCGACTCTGAGTACAGGTATCGGGCTGGGATCGTCCACGTATTGGCAGAGGCAGCAGAAGACGGACACTGTTTTTTACCCCAGGCTGAACTAGTAGAGCAGACGGTGAAGCGGTTGAGCATTAAAGACCACCAACCAAACTCTGGGGCGATCGCCCAACTGTTGGTGCAAATGGGAATGGAAGAACAGCTGATTATGCAGGGGCATCGAGAGCATGAGTTTATTTACTATCAGCCATCCTTCTATTACAGCGAACAAAACCTAGCTACACAACTCCAACAGCTTCTAGCCCGTCCTGTCACAGTCGATCTCCCCCGCGTGCAGAATTGGATCGAGCGCTTTACCCAAGCCAAAGGTATTGAACTTTCAGCACAACAGCAGCAAGCAGTAGAGATGGCAGCGTCGTCGCGGGTGACGATCCTTACAGGTGGTCCTGGTACTGGCAAAACCTTTTGTACCCGCACCATTGTGGCACTTTGGAAAGCGATGGGCAAATCCATTGCTTTGGCATCTCCTACGGGGAGAGCAGCGCAACGTTTGAGCGAAGTGACGGGAATTGAAGCTAAAACCATTCATCGGTTGTTAGAGTTTGACCCTAAAACCATGAAGTTTAAGCGGGATGCAGACAATCCCATTCCTGCCCAAGCGATTGTAGTAGATGAAGCTTCAATGCTTGACCTGTTCTTGGCTCATTCTCTGCTAAAAGCCATTCCGCGAGATGCACAACTCCTCTTGGTAGGGGATATTGACCAACTGCCATCAGTTGGGCCAGGAAATGTGCTGCGTGATTTAATAGCTTCAGAACAAATACCAGTGGTGCGGTTAACGCAAGTCTTTCGACAAGCGGCAGCAAGCTTCATTGTCAGCAACGCTCACCGAATTAACTCTGGTCAGTATCCGCTACTGGAATCAATCTCTCTAGCTCCTAGCTCTGACTGTCTGTGGTTAGGAGCACCTGCTCCCCAACATGGAGTCCAGGGGATTCGAGAACTAGTCACAGATCTCATTCCACAACTAGGTTTTGACCCAGCACGCGATGTACAGGTATTATGCCCAATGACGCGGGGGGAAGTGGGAACGCGCAATTTAAATACAGTATTGCAAGAGCTACTTAACCCACCAAGTGCAGGTAAAACTGAGCTAAATCGGGGAGGGCTGAAACTGCGGGTGGGCGATCGCGTCATTCAACAGGTCAACGACTACGACCGTGAGGTATTCAATGGTGACTTGGGAGTAGTGACTAACATCGACTTGGAAGAGCAGGAGGTGACCGTACAGTTTGAAGAACGGCTGGTAACTTACGACTATGCTGACGTCAATGAGCTAGCACTGGCATACGCGGTCACAATTCACAAAAGTCAGGGGTCAGAATATCCAGTGGTGATCCTGCCCACGTTCATGCAGCATTATTTAATGCTTTCGCGCAATCTGCTCTATACAGGTCTCACCCGTGCCAAGCGGTTGGCCATTCTAGTAGGTCCAGCAAAGGCAATCGCTCTAGCTGTTAAGCAGGCAAAAGACCACGAGCGTTACACGCTATTGGCACAGCGATTGGCAAGTGCTGAAGTACGATAACACTTCATTTGCTTTGATAGAGGAAGCAGCAACCTAGTTGTTAAATTTGTTTAACCAGCGAAGAAAATTCTGGAGAAAGCCATCATGCCTGTGTATTTAAAACTGTATTAACTAAGAATGGGCAAGATTAACAACTTACGGTGTATGCAGCCTAAGAGAATTTCTACGAATGAGCCAGCTTCAGGTAGGAAATATGTGATTGGTCACTCTCTTCAAAAAACATCGTTGAAATTTGAACCAAATGCCGAACCAATTCCGGGCAGTGCAGTGCAAGAAGAACTCTCTAAATCAATTACTCTCTTAAAAAGAGTAGAGAGATGCTTGATTGTTGCTCATCACAAAAACGATCGATCAGGAAAGCAGCAATTTAAATCAATTGCGACAACTTTGCAGCTTGCGATCGCTTTACTTCAAGAGAATCCAGACCAATTCCTTCTAGCTAGAAGACTAAGAAGAAATGCCGAATTTACTATTCGTGAATTTACTAATCCAATTATTGGACGTCTAATTAATGCTTTTAAGTACGTTTTGTACGAGTCAACTACTCCTGTAAAAGTTTTATTCGGGTTGGGTTTGGCGCTTCCTATTTACCTAACAGTTCCTCATCTACCATACCAAAGAATTATCGTTCAGCCATTACTTCAACCTATCCTTGCTGAGACGCAACCTATTGTTTCAAGACAAGACTTATCTACATCTCGAGTGAACCCGCCTCCAGTAAGTCGGTATGATGTTGATAGAACAATCGCCTTACTGGTTTTAGTTGGAATTGCCGGTTCTCTGGGTAGTGTCGTGAGTATTCTAACAAGAATCAAAGAATATGAGAACGAGAAGTATACTGATACCATGCTTCCAGTTCTTATTGGTGCTTTTAAGCCTTTAATTGGTGGAGCGTTTGGTATATTTCTATTTACACTGATTGCTTCAGGTCTTCTACCGCTACAGATTAAGAATGATGCACCGATTAATGAGTGGTATGCATTTTTTGGGATTGCATTTGTAGCTGGTTTTAGCGAGAGATTAGTTAAAGATATTATCAGCCAAACAGAAAGAAGAGTACTTGCTACTTCTGAAACTACTCCTACTATCGATACGACTAGAGAAAATATGGTTGCCACTTCTGAAACTACTTCTACTATTAGTCAGAGAAGACTTGAAGGAGATTCAGACCAAAACAATTCAAGTATTGAGAAAGTTGAAGGAAACTCAAGTCAAGGTAGTTCAAAATACTGAACATTACTCTAACTTTGCCCAATTGCCCATAAAACCTTGATAAGGTTATAGGTACCTGAATTCGGGATAAGCATCGGGACAAGAAAAGGGGCAAACCCGATAGGCTGAAAGTGCTAAAATCTCATGCCTAGGTTGCCCTCATGCTTAGTCTAGAAGAACTCTTTTGTTCAGTCGATGATTTCTGCCAAACCTTTGAACCGCAATGGAAACAGCAACTCTTGGGATTCGGACTCAAACTGCGCAACCGACAGCGCAGCCTCAGCTTGAGCGAAATTATGACCATCCTGATAGCTTTCCATCAGTCGTGTTAGCGCAACTTCAAAACCTATTATGAAGAAAAGGTGCAGACCGAGTGGGCAGATGCGTTTCCTGGCATTGTCAGCTACCAGCGCCTCATCGAGTGGGTTGCGAGTACCTTAGTGCCGATGTGTGCCTATCTACGCTCATGTTTCGGCAAGTGTAGCGGCATCAGTTTTATTGACTCCACATCGCTGCGAGTCTGCCACAACCGCCGCATTGGGCGACACAAAGTATTTGAGAACCTAGCCGCACGCGGCAAAACCTCAGTGGATTGGTTCTTTGGCTTCAAACTGCATCTGGTCGTCAATGACCGAGGAGAACTGCTCAATATCCTGCTGACTCCCGGTAATACTGATGAGCGCACCCCGGTGTCGAAATTGTTGCAGCAGTTATTTGGCAAAGTGTTCGCCGACAGAGGCTATGTCTCTCAGAAATTAGCCAAACACCTCCTGAACACCGCAGGCATTCAGTTCATTACTAAGCTCAAACGCAATATGAAACAGCAATTGATGCCCTTAAACGACCGTCTGATACTGCGGAAGCGCTCGATTATTGAAACCATCATTGATCAGTTGAAGAACATCTCTCAAATTGAGCATTCCCGCCATCGCTCTCCAGTTAACTGCTTTGTCAATATTCTGGGCGGGTTAATTGCCTATTGCCATCAGCCGAAGAAGCCTGCGATTGCGATCAACCACAATCTGCTGCTTCCGGCTTAACCCGAACTCAGGTTATAGGTAGTACCTTGACAGCTAAAATTTAGCATTTTAATCTATTCAAATACTACCTAGATAAATACCTAGATATGAGCAGTACAGGACGCAACAAGAAGCTAGCATCCTTTAACTGCAATCAAGAGTTGTGGGAGAGGATAGTGTTAACAATCTGTTGAAGTACTATCAGCAGAAAATCCAATGTTAGAGTAGTCAAGTCGTTACTTGAGAGCTTATGACCGTTTGGATTGCCGTTGAATGCCCTAAGTGTGACTCTAGTGACGTATCAAAGAATGGGAAATCTGCCCAAGGGAAACAGCGCTACCTGTGCAAAAATCCTGAATGTCCCTACCGCACGTTTATTCTCGACCATAGCTATGCTGGAAGAACTCGACAAGTCAAGCAACAAATTATTGAAATGAGTCTCAATGGTAGTGGAGTGCGAGATATATCGCGAGTGCTTCAAGTCGGTGCTCCCGGGTGCATCCCAGTCTTGTAAGTCTCAAATTGAGAACTGCCCATTAAGATAGGCACAACGATGTAGAAGCACTTGAGGGACGTTTTCTACTTTCCATTGTGCGCCTGAGAGCTTGATACGCGCCCCAATTTGTTTGACAGTCGATTCAATTGTGCCCGAACCAATTGAAATGCCTTCTGCTTGAAAGTAACTGTAATTGACGATGCGATGACGATGCTTGTTGAGATATGCAATAAAGTTGTCTACTCGTTCATGCTGCCAGTCCTTAAATTGTTCGATTGCCCCATCCACATCTCCTTTCCAGAGCAAAGCTTTCACTATGACCAACCGTTGCTCTGAACCTCCAACTTTGTTGAGATTTTCGACCAAGTGAAACCAGTCCAAGATCTCTTGTCGTTGGCGGATGTTGGCAATGTCTTCAAACAGATTCCAAATGCCATCATGACCATCCCCTAAACAGGTGAGTGGAGTGGCGAGTGGTTGCTCATTTACCCACTTGACCAATCTTTCATTCTCTTGCAAAAAAGCTTCGCAGCAATGACCATGCAGATTTACCGCTTTATAGTCCTGCCAACGGCAAATCTCTCATGACGGCGTGCGGATGCGCGCCTTGCCACCGTCAATACTGATTTCCTCAACGCTTTCCTCGACCACGGGTAATGCAAAAGTTTGCCGATGCACTAGGCGTTGTTGTGTCCCTCGTGATACCGCAATTCCCGTCAAAACAGCAACATCTTGGGCTGAACGTTCATAGGAGGCATTGGCGCTCACCAACAAGCAGCATTTCTCCAGCTAAGGACTCACTTGAGTCCGGGCTTTGACTTGGAGGAATTGCGCCTGGTTTTCGGTGATGCTGATTTCTCCCAGGATGCTTTTGAGTTGCCGGCTTCGTCCGCTGCTGGTGCCGCTCGCTGTTGCGATAAAAAAAGACCAATTTCTGGGCTGACATGCTCCAAGATATGCCCTCGGATCGCTGCTTCGATGCCTTCTAACGTTGTCAATTGCTCCGGTGCTGTTTCGTCGTATAACAAAGCCGCAATTGCACGAGCATGAGCTTGGATTTGTTGAAGTTTGTCGGCATCCATTGCAGTATCCCTGGGGTCAAGCATTGATTACTCTTAGCATAATGGAGCCATTCTTCATTCAGCTTCTTGGGTATTTCTACTTATTGCATAACTGGGATGCACCCGTGCTCCCACCGTCATTCGAGAATTAAAGAAAAAGAAATCTCAGCTCAAATCAGTTAATCAAAAAGTATTAGAAAATCTGAAACCAGAGCAAGTGGAAGTAGAAATTCAGAAAGTTGGAGAGGATGAGGAGAAAGAGGGAGAGAACTTCGAGTGAGGAGTTGAAGAATCAGAATTAGACGAGATGTGGAGCTTTGTGGGAAGTAAGAAAACTCCTCGTTGGCTATGGCATGGAATAGATCGCAAGACAGGAAAAGTTTTAGCTTATGTTTTTGGCAGAAGACAAGACGAAGTTTTTCGCCATTTAAAGAAATTGCTAGAACCGTTTGGAATCCAGAAATACTGCACGGATGGTTATGGCAGTTACAAGCGAAATTTACCACAAATTAAACATGAAATTAGTAAACGAAACACTCAAAGAATCGAGAGAAAGCATCTGAGGTTGAGGACAAGAATCAAGAGACTACAAAGAAAAACCATCTGCTTTTCCAAGACAGAAGAAATGCACGATATAGTAATTGGACTATTTATTAATCGATATGAATTTGAGATGGTAATCTAAAGCTTATCAACAGATTGTTAACACTACCAAATAAATGGACTGTTACTCAGTACAAACAGCAAAATTTAAGTAATAAATTTACTTTTTGACTAATATCTCTGACGTATCGCCTAGGAAATCCTGAAAAATTGCACCTCTTTCTTCTAGTTCAGCCCTATTTTCATCTGCTAAGTCTGGATTGACACCAAAAACAGCATCTTTAACTACAGTCTTGTTAAATCGCTTTCGCCAGGTCAGCTTCCGTCAGGTTGGTTTCCGTCAGGTCGGCTTCCCTCAGGTAGACTTGCGCGAGGTTGGTTTCCATCAGGAGACCTCGCGTCAGGTAGGTTCGCGCCAGGAGGACTCACACCAGGAGACCTCGCGTCAGGTCGCCTCGCGCCAGCTAAGTTGGTTCGCGTCAGGTCAGCTCGCGTCAGGTTGGCTCGCGTCAGGTTGGCTTCCGTCAGGTTGGCTCGCGTCAGGTTGGCTTCCGTTAGGTCAGCTCGCATCAGGTTGGCTCGGGCCAGGTTGGCTTCCGTCAGGTTGGCTCGCGTCAGGTTGGCTCGCGTCAGGTTGGCTCGCGTCAGGTTGGCTTCCGTCAGGTCGACCCCCTTTTCCGTTTTGTGTTTTCTCCATTGATTCCATTCCTTAATTCTTCCACTTCTTAAATAATCAATGGGCACGCTTAGCTGGAGCGTTGCTGGTTTCCTTTGATAAAACCTTTGTTCTCTTTTGGCTTCAGCCCAGATGACAAACCCCCCTGCAATTAGAAAAGTTATAAGAAGCATCCAGCTAGAAGGCTTCCCAGCAGTTATGACTAGCATTACAAGAAAGATAAGAAAAACTCCGGATGTTTGCCAGAGTAGAGAAACAAGATTAGCCCTAGATTTATCTAGTGAAGAGGAATTGGTGGAACTAGGGGTGTTAATCATGTCCACCTCCTTGCCTAAAAAGGGTTTTTAAATCTTTAAAAAAGCGCAACAGGATTCGGGTAATTAGAACTGCCCATACGGTATAGTCTGAGAGCACTACTGCATAACAAGCATATCTGGCAACGCTTCATTCATTGTTTCCCGTCCAACAATCATCTAATCCAGAAAATTCTTGTCCAGTTATCCACTTACTCAAGATACTGGGGATTTTTACTAGCAGCCCTAAGGTAATAGCATCTTGTGCAGACTCAAACAGAGTCATCCACAAGGAACCAAAAAGCCTGGTACCAACAGCGTGTATAATATCTAACAAATTATCAAGCCGTTTAGCAACTTCATCTTTAGAAGGCAACTGAGTTAAGAATTGCCTAGGTGTAGACGTTGATGTAGTAGGATTAGATGATTGGGGTTTTTGGGTCATAGTAAATCCCAACTGTTACAAAATGAGGCTTGATGAAGTTTGTCTGCAATTTTAGGTAAAAATAAACTGTAACTAGTTCTCTTCATTAAACTGCAAGTTTAGGTTTAGAAAATCATAATAAGCTTAGACTACACGAAAGGTAGATTTCGTGGAATAGAAGACTCAAAGCATTGATTTATCGTGATCTGCTCGGACGAGTTAATCCCACTTAATTTCTACTTATCAATTAGTCGTCACTCATCCCACGACAGAATCAGGGTTTGAGGGATTTTCTATGATTTTTCCTTATGCTATCGCTGCTATCACTGATTTCAGTTATAATTCGCTACTCTTGATTTAATAGGGGATAGCAGAGTTTGCCGTGCTACTTTTACCGGTCCGGCTAATGGCTAGGTGATTTGGCTTTCCAGGGTTCTATGAGTTCTACTCTAGGGGTGCTTGAACAGGGGGTAGGAATGGTTCAGTTGCAACAGAATGTGATTACTAGGAAGAACTTAGTCTATAGCCTGATTACTGGTCTAGTTGTTGGCATAATTGCTGGGGCTCCCCTAGGCTGGATAGCTCACCAATCCTATGCCGAGCGCCGGTTGGCTGAGGTTTTGATTTGCCGGGAGAAGCACAGAAACCTGCCAGAAGCCCAACTTCAGTCGCTTTGCGGCTCGCGGTTTTGAAGCTGGTAGGGCTAACAGTTAATTCGTTACCGATAGCACAGAGAGCAGCGATGCCAAAATCACCGATGATCGGGGCTAGAGTGCCTCAACAATGGCAGCAACAAATCAACGCGATCGCTCTTGCCTCTGGTCGCAAGGAAGCCGAGGTAGTGCGGGAGGCTCTAGGTCAGTATCTAGGTAAAACCGATCCGGGTAGCGTCAAGGGAGCGATCGCTAGCCTTGAAGATCGGGTGACTGATTTGGAGCGGAAGTTAGCTGGACTAGGGCGGTTAGTTGGGGAATGAGAATCGACAAGCAGCGAATTTCAGCATTGCTTAAATCCTTGCCTTTGCCGCTGCTAATAGGTGTTCCCTTCCTGTTATTGCTGTTGCTCTTCTGGTCAGTACAGCAAAACAACGTCAACTCCCTGGCGCGGCAGATTACGGACTTGAAGCAACAAATTGATGCACTGCCAGCAACAGTTGTCCCCAAAGACAAGCTTGCCCTAGAGAAAGACCGAGTTAACGCACAAAATGCTATCTACGGCACGTTAGTTCAGGCGGTAGGTGGTGCGTTCTTCTTTGTAACAGCCTACTTTACTTGGCGCAACGTCAAAGCGGCTGAAGAGAAGCAGGTTACAGAGCGATTTAGTAAAGCGATTGAGCAATTAGGAAATGACAATATTCACGTCCGCCTTGGCGGGATTTATGCGCTCGAAAGAATTGCTAATGACTCTGATAAAGACTACTGGCAAGTCATAGAAGTTTTAACTGCCTATGTTCGAGAGAAAGCACCATTTCCACCAATTAAAAAGAATGAAAGAGTACCATTTTGGTCACACAACACCGCGCCTGTTGAGGCGCAGAAGGAATACATTCCTCCCATTCCTACCGATATCCAAGCCGTCCTAACTGTTCTCTCCCGTCGTAGATATGCTTTTGAAAAAGGTGAGAAACATTCCCTTGATTTAAATAGAACTAACCTGCAAGGGGCATTCCTTTTGGGGGCTAGGCTGCAAGGGGCAGAGCTTAACGGGGCGAACCTGCAAGGGGCATTCCTTTTGGGGGCTAGGCTGCAAGGGGCAGACCTTAGAGGGGCAAACCTGCAAGGGGCATTCCTTAATGCAGTGAACCTGCAAGGGGCATTCCTTGAGGGAGCGAACCTGCAAGGGGCAGACCTTAGAGGGGCAAACCTTAGCGGGGCAAACCTTAG from Chroococcidiopsis sp. CCMEE 29 includes the following:
- a CDS encoding pentapeptide repeat-containing protein, with product MRIDKQRISALLKSLPLPLLIGVPFLLLLLLFWSVQQNNVNSLARQITDLKQQIDALPATVVPKDKLALEKDRVNAQNAIYGTLVQAVGGAFFFVTAYFTWRNVKAAEEKQVTERFSKAIEQLGNDNIHVRLGGIYALERIANDSDKDYWQVIEVLTAYVREKAPFPPIKKNERVPFWSHNTAPVEAQKEYIPPIPTDIQAVLTVLSRRRYAFEKGEKHSLDLNRTNLQGAFLLGARLQGAELNGANLQGAFLLGARLQGADLRGANLQGAFLNAVNLQGAFLEGANLQGADLRGANLSGANLSRARLQRATLNFANLKRANLGDANLEGAILKNVTGLDSVVGLTREQISQIDQDQSNIDEAMLPDYLRTPESSQPQPPDPQQT
- a CDS encoding pentapeptide repeat-containing protein translates to MLLITFLIAGGFVIWAEAKREQRFYQRKPATLQLSVPIDYLRSGRIKEWNQWRKHKTEKGVDLTEANLTRANLTRANLTRANLTEANLARANLMRADLTEANLTRANLTEANLTRANLTRADLTRTNLAGARRPDARSPGVSPPGANLPDARSPDGNQPRASLPEGSRPDGNQPDGS
- a CDS encoding response regulator transcription factor, giving the protein MSAIATVLIIEDDASLRETLQLYMEREGLNCLTIDNGADGMAQIERLHPDLVILDIMLPDLNGFLVCQAARNAGCFMPILMLTARTGESDRVQGLAIGADDYLTKPFSAKELIARVRALLRRAYSQGYRDVRYGRGLAIDDERRYAYLNGEKLDLRGKEFDLLAHLASSPGRAYTREQLLESVWGYDFEGDARIVDVYIRKLREKIEVDPAHPNYIQTVWGIGYRCGRDER
- a CDS encoding HAMP domain-containing sensor histidine kinase — encoded protein: MKPWQSVSSRLTLTLLTLTLGSLVGLFLILDAALMRFFVRDAQASLTQQANALATHTRIHWQNSQVIHQLAHLSSQQSRTQVMVFNANGVTRVIYQGVQDSRAISLPPNAIARTLAGTPQQERFPVTTDVNYPEWLYSTALVRDPASHRIVGAVYVAMPLRRPKQFAQRVEGMVMGVASTATAVAATAGLLLSRTIAHPLQVLQRQAQQLEAGNYSARSALKGNDELAHLSRLLDRMTEKLARTLAALQDRETAYRELVANVSHDLRTPLASLRLGLEAVIDRVVTGDRAKEYLSRACRETDYLSHLVEQLLLLAKADAGQLQIQPQAVSAVAIVQECIARIQPTALQAGIELELDTAFGLPNVWVDPALSGQVILNLLDNAIKYAGNRQRVCLNILPPVEQDGRSYVPIQVQDYGQGMTADVLQHVTERFYRGDRARSRGGFGLGLAIAHQVCQLQGGRLDIESELDRGTIVTLLLPIAVAG
- a CDS encoding IS1 family transposase; the protein is MTVWIAVECPKCDSSDVSKNGKSAQGKQRYLCKNPECPYRTFILDHSYAGRTRQVKQQIIEMSLNGSGVRDISRVLQVGAPGCIPVL